A part of Melospiza georgiana isolate bMelGeo1 chromosome 16, bMelGeo1.pri, whole genome shotgun sequence genomic DNA contains:
- the NMRAL1 gene encoding nmrA-like family domain-containing protein 1 isoform X2, producing the protein MAGKKLIVVFGATGAQGGGVARALLDDGSFKVRAVTRSPRKKEAEELRRRGAELVKADQDDEASLERALAGAYGAFIVTNFWEHCSKEKEIEQGRRLADLSKRQGLQHVVFSGLENVQQLTGGQLEVLHFDGKGVVEEHFQKIGVPTTIIRLPFYFENFLSIFKPQKAPQGDALVLDLP; encoded by the exons ATGGCGGGGAAGAAGCTGATCGTGGTGTTCGGGGCCACCG GGGCCCAGGGCGGCGGCGTGGCCCGGGCGCTGCTGGACGATGGGAGCTTCAAGGTGCGCGCCGTGACGCGGAGCCCCAGGAAGAAGGAGGCGGAGGAGCTGAGGCGCAGGGGAGCCGAGCTGGTGAAGGCAGATCAGGACGATGAGGCGTCGCTGGAGCGGGCCTTGGCCGGTGCCTACGGAGCCTTTATTGTCACCAACTTCTGGGAGCACTGCAGCAAGGAGAAGGAAATCGAGCAG GGACGGCGTCTGGCTGATCTGTCCAAGCGCCAGGGCCTGCAGCACGTGGTGTTCAGCGGGCTGGAGAACGTGCAGCAGCTGACAGGGGGccagctggaggtgctgcacTTCGATGGCAAAGGCGTGGTGGAGGAGCACTTCCAGAAAATAGGGGTTCCCACCACCATCATCCGCCTGCCCTTCTACTTTGAGAACTTCCTCTCCATCTTCAAGCCACAGAAGGCCCCGCAGGGAGACGCCCTTGTGCTGG